The following proteins come from a genomic window of Nostoc sp. ATCC 53789:
- a CDS encoding TolC family protein, which translates to MNFSLLFVHSTWVCVAFAILFPALASAVTPPKPQNNSSSVQVPDYLNPNPNPLQFPTKPQEVRIQGTVPITLAQALELARRNNRDLQVAILQLERSRSALRESQAALFPTLGINSNLTNSGNGFTNNSSQSSTSFNGSAQLNYNLYTSGNRQAAIQAAEEQLRVDELNVESQSLIIRLNATTQYYDLQQADEQVRINRAAVENAQASLRDTQAREQAGVGTRFDVLQAQVNLANAQQQLTNAISQQQIARRQLATTLSLSQSVNISTADPVQLAGLWPQTVEQSIVQAFQNRPELQQQLAQRNISEQQRRQALSQLGPQISLVGNYNLLDRYDDGVSITDGYSVGLQGNLTLFDGGAARARAAQSRTNIAIAESQFATQRDQIRFDVEQFYSQLQSNLNNVQTSSVALNQAREALNLARLRFQAGVGTQTEVISAENDLTRAEGNRVTAILDYNRALANLQRSVTSRGSR; encoded by the coding sequence ATGAATTTTAGCTTATTATTTGTGCATTCTACCTGGGTTTGTGTTGCGTTTGCGATTCTTTTTCCAGCTTTAGCAAGTGCAGTAACTCCCCCAAAACCGCAGAATAACTCAAGCTCTGTGCAGGTTCCTGATTACCTCAACCCTAATCCCAATCCTCTGCAATTTCCTACTAAACCTCAAGAAGTAAGGATTCAGGGAACTGTGCCAATCACTTTGGCACAAGCTTTGGAATTAGCACGACGCAACAATCGAGATTTACAGGTAGCCATATTACAGCTAGAGCGCAGTCGTTCAGCCCTACGCGAGTCTCAAGCTGCCTTATTTCCTACTTTGGGAATCAACAGTAATTTGACTAATAGTGGTAATGGTTTTACTAATAATTCATCTCAATCCAGCACCTCTTTTAATGGTTCAGCACAACTAAATTACAACCTCTATACCTCCGGTAATCGACAAGCGGCAATCCAAGCAGCTGAAGAACAACTACGTGTAGATGAATTGAATGTTGAAAGCCAGTCTTTGATAATTAGATTGAATGCCACGACTCAATACTACGATTTGCAACAAGCAGATGAACAAGTAAGAATTAACCGAGCTGCTGTGGAAAATGCCCAAGCGAGTTTGCGGGATACTCAAGCCAGAGAACAGGCGGGAGTGGGTACGCGGTTTGATGTGCTGCAAGCTCAGGTGAATTTAGCAAACGCCCAACAACAACTAACTAATGCTATCTCGCAGCAGCAAATTGCCCGTCGTCAGCTTGCCACTACCTTAAGTTTGTCGCAGTCAGTTAATATCAGTACCGCAGATCCTGTACAATTAGCGGGTCTTTGGCCGCAGACCGTAGAACAAAGTATTGTCCAAGCGTTTCAAAATCGTCCAGAATTGCAACAGCAATTAGCACAACGAAATATTAGTGAGCAACAGCGACGGCAAGCACTTTCACAGTTAGGGCCGCAAATTAGTTTGGTAGGCAACTACAACCTGCTAGATCGTTACGATGATGGTGTCAGCATTACTGATGGCTATTCGGTGGGGCTTCAAGGAAATCTCACTTTGTTTGATGGAGGAGCAGCCAGAGCAAGGGCGGCTCAGTCGAGAACAAATATTGCGATCGCAGAGAGTCAATTTGCCACCCAGCGTGACCAAATTCGCTTTGATGTAGAACAATTCTATTCTCAATTGCAATCTAATTTAAATAATGTGCAGACTTCTAGTGTGGCTTTAAATCAAGCCAGGGAAGCTCTGAATTTAGCAAGGCTGAGGTTTCAAGCTGGTGTGGGTACTCAAACAGAGGTGATCTCTGCTGAAAATGACCTGACAAGAGCAGAAGGTAATCGAGTCACAGCTATTTTGGATTACAATCGCGCTTTAGCTAATTTGCAAAGATCAGTTACT